One part of the Ornithorhynchus anatinus isolate Pmale09 chromosome 21, mOrnAna1.pri.v4, whole genome shotgun sequence genome encodes these proteins:
- the STK35 gene encoding serine/threonine-protein kinase 35 translates to MAGPPGPRYRLLSEIGRGSYGVVYEARGGPGGGRVAVKRVRCDAPEQAELALAELRALSSLRRRHRNVVGLEDCVLQRRRLAQRLPRPPARSRLYLRLVEASLKGERILGSAEEPCYLWFVMEFCEGGDLSRYVLSRRPDPATTRSFLLQLSSAVAFLHENRVVHRDLKPDNILVTERSGPPVLKVADFGLSKVCAGAERGRRDPRGAGPGAAAAAAPVDRFWLSSACGSDFYMAPEVWEGRYTAKADIFALGVIMWALLERITLIEADTQRELLGGYVRRGADIVPLGEALLENPRLELPIPRRRRSAMGEGVRRLLRDMLAANPQDRPDARELVARVDRVTLGSPER, encoded by the exons AtggcggggccgccgggcccccgcTACCGCCTGCTGTCGGAGATCGGGCGCGGCAGCTACGGGGTGGTGTACGAGGCgcggggcggccccggcggcgggcGGGTGGCGGTGAAGCGGGTCCGCTGCGACGCCCCCGAGCAGGCGGAGCTGGCGCTGGCCGAGCTGCGGGCGCTCAGCAgcctccgccgccgccaccgcaaCGTGGTGGGGCTGGAGGACTGCGTCCTGCAGCGCCGCCGCCTCGCCcagcgcctcccccgcccccccgcgcgctCCCGCCTCTACCTGCGCCTCGTCGAGGCCTCCCTCAAAG GGGAGAGGATCCTGGGTTCGGCGGAGGAGCCGTGCTACCTGTGGTTCGTCATGGAGTTCTGCGAGGGCGGCGACCTGAGCCGCTACGTGCTGTCCCGCCGGCCGGACCCGGCCACCACGCGCAGCTTCCTGCTGCAGCTGAGCAGCGCCGTGGCCTTCCTCCACGAGAACCGCGTCGTCCACCGCGACCTCAAGCCCGACAACATCCTGGTCACCGAGCGCTCGGGCCCGCCCGTCCTCAAGGTGGCCGACTTCGGGCTCAGCAAGGTGTGcgccggggcggagcggggccgcCGGGACCCCCGCGGCGCCGGCCCcggcgcggccgccgccgccgcccccgtcgACCGGTTCTGGCTGTCGTCGGCCTGCGGGTCGGACTTCTACATGGCGCCCGAGGTCTGGGAGGGCCGCTACACGGCCAAGGCGGACATCTTCGCCCTGGGGGTCATCATGTGGGCCCTGCTGGAGCGCATCACCCTCATCGAGGCCGACACGCAGCGGGAGCTGCTGGGCGGTTACGTGCGGCGGGGCGCCGACATCGTGCCCCTGGGCGAGGCCCTGCTGGAGAACCCGCGGCTGGAGCTGCCcatcccccgccgccgccgctccgccATGGGGGAGGGGGTCCGCCGCCTGCTCAGGGACATGCTGGCCGCcaacccccaggaccggcccgacGCCCGGGAGCTGGTGGCCCGGGTCGACCGCGTCACCCTCGGGTCGCCCGAGCG GTGA